The following coding sequences lie in one Apium graveolens cultivar Ventura chromosome 1, ASM990537v1, whole genome shotgun sequence genomic window:
- the LOC141699572 gene encoding uncharacterized protein LOC141699572, with product METSKSKDGTIGLSYPMLNKGNYTAWAMKMRVNMQAHGIWVAVEPGNSKEEIEDKTDKTALAAIYQSIPEDILLSIAEKKNAKEAWEAIKTMFLGADRVKQAKVQIVKAEFESLVMKESEPLHDFYMKLNALMTNIRALGEEIQEAYVVKKLLRAVPAKFFQIASTIEQFGNLETMSVEETIDSLKAHEERIKGPDDMSGGQLLLTEEEWQKREKEEGKLLLTREEWLKRSAKGGKAGKDFVRGARDKSRVRCYNCQGYGHYVADCKKPRRERETKEEVNLAQMQDDEPALLLTESAEDKGKVMLINEEKVLPKLDKTAKRGKGNSNMWYLDNGASNHMTGQLSKFKEIDESVTSLVRFGDGSTVHIKGKGKIVLKYKNGEDKMLHEVY from the coding sequence ATGGAAACAAGTAAATCTAAAGATGGAACGATTGGGTTGAGTTACCCTATGCTGAACAAGGGAAATTATACGGCATGGGCCATGAAGATGAGAGTGAATATGCAAGCTCACGGGATTTGGGTTGCAGTAGAACCTGGAAATTCTAAGGAAGAAATTGAGGACAAGACGGATAAGACGGCTTTGGCTGCTATTTATCAGAGTATACCGGAGGACATACTCTTGTCAATTGCTGAGAAGAAGAATGCGAAGGAAGCCTGGGAGGCAATAAAAACTATGTTCTTGGGAGCGGATCGTGTGAAACAGGCCAAGGTTCAAATAGTAAAGGCTGAATTTGAATCATTGGTGATGAAGGAGTCAGAACCTCTTCACGACTTCTACATGAAACTCAATGCACTGATGACCAACATTCGAGCCTTGGGAGAAGAGATTCAAGAGGCATACGTTGTGAAAAAATTGTTGAGGGCGGTGCCTGCAAAGTTCTTCCAAATTGCTTCAACGATCGAGCAATTTGGGAATTTAGAGACCATGAGCGTTGAAGAAACAATTGATTCTTTGAAGGCGCATGAAGAAAGGATCAAAGGGCCAGATGACATGAGTGGAGGCCAACTACTACTTACAGAGGAAGAGTGGCaaaagagagaaaaagaagaAGGGAAATTGCTTCTCACGAGAGAGGAGTGGCTGAAACGATCTGCAAAAGGGGGAAAGGCTGGAAAAGATTTTGTGCGAGGGGCTCGTGATAAAAGCAGAGTAAGATGTTACAACTGCCAAGGCTACGGACATTATGTTGCAGATTGTAAGAAACCAAGACGCGAGAGAGAGACCAAGGAGGAAGTGAACCTGGCACAGATGCAAGATGATGAACCAGCACTTCTCCTAACTGAAAGTGCAGAAGATAAAGGCAAAGTCATGTTGATCAATGAAGAAAAGGTGTTGCCAAAGCTCGACAAGACAGCGAAAAGGGGGAAAGGAAATTCCAACATGTGGTACCTAGATAACGGGGCTAGTAATCACATGACCGGGCAACTATCGAAGTTCAAGGAAATTGATGAAAGTGTTACTAGTTTGGTGAGGTTTGGGGATGGCTCAACGGTGCACATAAAGGGAAAGGGAAAAAT